The segment TTGGATTTACTTTCTATATACTCAGTGTCCTTCTTTCTTTTCCGCTTTGACCATTGTTGTGTCTAGCTTCTATCTTATCATATTGATTTTCCCTTTCTTGGTCGGCCTTTGATGCCTACTGAGTACCTCAGTTTTTATACTTATGCTACATTCACATCTTTTCATGATGTAGGTCCTAGCATCAGCTACCAACAGACATCATTCGTGCCATCTTTTGAAGCTTGTGGATATCAGAGATGATGGTGAGCATCTGGCATCCTAGACCAGCTTGTTTGCTTTTCTTCATATGTTAGCTTGTGTTTTGCCTGTGAGACGACTTGATTGGTCCACTTTTAGGACTTGTATTTATATTGTTAGACAATTGTGTACTCGGGACTGGTTCTAGGGTGGTTTCCTTTGTATTTAGTCTTTGGTTTGTTTTTCGTTTGTCTTTTCTCATTGTTAGTAATGTTCCAGTTCTACCCTTGTATTCACTACTTGTGGGTCTAGGTAATGCTCGGCTTACCCACTTGTGTGTTTCAATAGGTGGCTTCATGACTCGGAAAGTCAGGCCGTGACAACATGAATTTCAGTTTTAGTGTATACTAGTTCCTTGAAACTAATTCTTTTGGTTATAGCCTCTTAAGTTGAATTCACTATAAAGGTCCTCATAACTTTTTTATCAGTAAAATTTAATCAAGAGGCAGCTACAATGTAAATTAAATAAGACTTTTTCTTGTAAGAATTTACTGTCTAGTTATGCACTAAGAATCTGTGAATGCAACTTATAACTTCAGTCAATCCAAAACTATGCATATATCCAAATTACCAACATGTGAGTGACACTAAATTGAAAGAGAGTATATGAGTATAATAAGTTTTCACTGAATACATAACGAAATAAAAGATGTAAGATGAGACATGGTGAGCacttgtaatttaaaaaattataaaacaagtTTTTGCCTCAACTTGGTTCATATCTGGTGAATATCAAAATTTTGCAAAAGCAAGTGCAATTCCTAATAATTTTCAACTTGTGTGCTACCTTTAGGGATTGACATCAAGCTCTCTTTATAAACTATAATTCTCAAACTCCCTGGATAACCATGTAATTTATATTCTTCCACTTTGTCAGAGTTTAGATTATATGAAATCACAATTCCCCTTTTATCTTGAAGAAGCAATAAACTGTCGTTCCAAATAGCCAACGGGGATTCAATAGGTGGACATCTTATTGTAAATTTCTTAATCCAAGAGTCGTTCACATTATACTCTTTCATTATCCAAATATCAGTTATTTCTTGTAGTGGACTACTTACCCTTCGCGGGTCAGGGTAGCAAATAAATGTTAAACACTCATCTAAGATCGTGAGCCAATGAACCTTCTCGTCATACAAGGAACATATTTCAGGCACTTGCATTATGCGAAAAACTTCAGTGCTAGAATCAAAACAAAGAATTGCCACCAAATTTCTATGGGCATACCAATGGAAAACGCCCTTGTAATACATTTCCGCAAAAGGGCAGTTATAAGGCCAAGGAAATTCTTCTTCCCCAAACGGTAGATTTCTCCACGAATCAACGCTAAAATCATAAACCTCCCCTATCCAATCCACCACACTAGGGTCATTGAATGGTTCTTCCCCTGAAATTTCTGAAATTCTAACTACCTTATAGGTCCTTTGGATCGCGTCATAAACAAATCCAACACCTCCAATGGCACGATAGAAACCACGAGAGCAAACAAAAGGACTTTTTGGGAGAAGCCGATAGTTTCTTGTAGCTGGATTTAATATAACAAAGTTTACGTAATCTGTTAAAACAATCAAACCATGGCAAGGACCGTTGAATTGATGAAAGATACTACCATAACCGGTGGACAGATATGGCACCTCTAGATCACGAGTAATATAATCAAGATCATCATCACCATTAGGAGTTCGGAGAAAAGATAAAGGATTTGTAAATACATTTTGTTCTTTCAATGATTGTTTAAATAGAACGAATTCGTCTTTTTTTGAAGAGGTGTAGTTATGATGAAGATTGATGAAACTAAACAATTGCATGAGATTGCACCAAGTTTTAGTAACACATTTGAATCGCATAATAGATTTCATTGGGagcttgaaaaatatataaatctcCACATCTTCTGATAATTTCTTTATTGTTCCATTcatcatctttaattttttgtaaggTAATTTACATTGCACATCTGGAATTATTCCTTTGTGTTGTAAcctgtattattattattttaccttaTTATATCCGCACCATAAGTAACTGCCcattaaaatttgcatttttgtgGCTCTTAAGGTTGACCTGTGCAGTATTTTTTGTATCCCATGCATGTCAATTCACTAGAGTACTGATAAATATCAAATGCATCACTATGCATGTCAATTCACTAGAGTTATTTTAGAACAAAAATGAGTAAAATGAATTCATATGAcatcttatttttataaaataaacataattttttaaggaTTAGTTGTTAATTGGtgttttcctttattttcttatttaaattttagaccTGGTAGaatgtgaaataaaaatatggatatgaaattttaagtaaataaaacaaTAGATTCGGAATTACAAAGCTAACTTTCAAGATAGTGAACAAAATAAAACTCAACCGACTTTATAGCTGAAAATAAGATTATTCGGTATGCTTTAACCCTGCGATGTTGAGTCGTTGTTATAGAAGTACAATTCGTatgttgattaattttaatttattttgttcaaaCACATCATACAATTGTGTCTTGCCTAACACATTTTTGTAGATCgatattattggtatatatttcattttacatctgtaacaccttgaaaattggtAAGTGGAATAGGAAACGAAAATTTGTATCATTGTATACTATTTAAGCATTtgatattgttatatatatgtgtgttgtaaagcttaattatttttaatatatttgcaTATTGTAACTTACagatattcaattttttgtCTTTATGTATATTGTTCTTCAGATTTGTATGTTCAGTCTATCCAGTGTTTCATTCAATTAATTTACATACACTATATTTCACATACTGACCTCATCATGTCTtgcatattttaattatatagatATATGTACTCAAGATCGACATCAAGAGCTTCGGTCAGATCCTTTTCATTGGTAAAATATCCTTTTGAAGGGCTCCAGTTcagttatttatttctttatttaatagATTGTTAGTAGTTTTAATAGATGGGGAAGCAAATATAATGGATTGAAACATCTCgcaatatttatatgaaaaataataaagtgttaAATAGTTAACTTGAAAACATAATCTCCAGAAAATCtacataataaaaattcaaaaaaggctaaattttctcaacaattaaaatataataaagatttaaaattcaaattcatcttAAAGCTATGTAATTTATTGTGCTAAAATGTAATTTATTGTGCTAAAAAATTATTGCAGTAATTAGAAACAAATTCAACACTCCTTTGCATTAGATACTGCAAGTTAAGAAATATTCCTCCTCAATTTCTACTTTGGCAATTGATgttgaattatatatgtttattgttatttaacttttaaaagttCATTCTTTCATCTTTTCCTTCTTTATACTTGGTGCTTAAAAAATGACTTCAATAACTTTGTCGTGTTTAAAGGCTCTTTTGAAAGTGCTTTAATTTGAACTTTGTATGATTTGAAATATGTTGTTGTAAAGATTTTTCTACCATCACATATCACATTGTTTTCAGAATATGGTTTTATTCTTAAGGaccaaattaataattttcgTCTGTGGAAATTTTTGAGGCATTGAAAGAGATTATTGtttgtcattttttatgttaaaatttgTTGAACAAAGGATAGGTTGAAAATAACCCTAAAGAGTTAAAATGGATTGAAAATAGCCAATGCGGGTCAAAAGTAGTTCTAACGTGTTAAAAATGATATGGTAGTTCATTAGAAGAACTCACTTTCAATTAAACTCTCGATACCACTATTGGTATTTTTAAAGTGGGACAGCAAAAAGAATTGATCGAAATATCTCTCAATATATTTACTAAGCATAATAGGGCTTTAAGTAGTCAACTTGAAAACATAGTCTACAGAATTCTGCataacaaatattcaaaaaaaagattaaatattcttgaaaattgataagcctaaaaaatatttaaaattcaaattcgtTAACTTATTGTGCCAAAAAACTACAGTAACTAAAAGCAAATTCAACAGAAACATTCTATTGTATCATGCAGACAGTCGTGGGCCTTGTTCTAGTTCAGTAAAGGCTTCATGAATAAGTACAAACCCACGACCTGGTGGACATCAGTATAAAGATGTTATATGAGTACAAGTCCCAAAAATGCACCAAAAGTACATATTCGTCTCGGAGACAAAAGAGTAGGCAACAACTATGTACAGTAGAATATAGGCCAAACTAGGATGCCATAATCTAACCCTCAACTCTAAAATCCTCTGCAACTAGATCGAATCAACGTTGACAACTAATACTAGGATcttcatcaagaaaacaaatataGAGTGCAGTATGAGTACCAAAACAACATGTACTCAATAGGCATCATAGCTCGACTGAATTTGGAAAGTAAAATCAATCTGAAAAACGAGAAAATAAAATCAACCAGATTTCAAGCGAGCAAAATGACAACAAACGAATAACTACAAAGCACACGAGTCCATGACCAAAtgaaaagaacaacaaaaaactAGCTATTAACCTAATTGGCCCCATGAGCCCAAAGGGTACACTAATGCACAATTGAAAGTAAATAACTCAAATGGACTCTTTTAAGCCCGGTGGGTAGACAAAATAACTATAACTATTTATGAATGAGAACTATTGAAATCCAAAACAAGGAAGTGCATAGTCTGGATCTCAAACCACGGCTAAGACATGCCAAGAACCCAATAGAACCATACCGCCAAATCTCAACCTAACAAGGATAATGTGTCTAAAATCCAGATTGTGGCTGAAGACGATGTGTCCGAACCTTGACCCGCGACTATATGATTAGTGTGACCACAAGTTAAACAATGACAATCAGATTAATCGGAGAAGGAATTCATGACATAAGTCATCATAATAAGGGCTACCATAAATTAGGGCTCAACTTCATATCTGCCACAAGCCACTTTAAGCTTGAGTCGAAGACCAATCCCAAAGCAGTCGAACGAAGCCGGGTTTCACAATGAAAAAACATTGGGGCCATAGCATTAAGAG is part of the Solanum lycopersicum chromosome 1, SLM_r2.1 genome and harbors:
- the SLF12 gene encoding S-locus F-box protein type-12, which produces MMNGTIKKLSEDVEIYIFFKLPMKSIMRFKCVTKTWCNLMQLFSFINLHHNYTSSKKDEFVLFKQSLKEQNVFTNPLSFLRTPNGDDDLDYITRDLEVPYLSTGYGSIFHQFNGPCHGLIVLTDYVNFVILNPATRNYRLLPKSPFVCSRGFYRAIGGVGFVYDAIQRTYKVVRISEISGEEPFNDPSVVDWIGEVYDFSVDSWRNLPFGEEEFPWPYNCPFAEMYYKGVFHWYAHRNLVAILCFDSSTEVFRIMQVPEICSLYDEKVHWLTILDECLTFICYPDPRRVSSPLQEITDIWIMKEYNVNDSWIKKFTIRCPPIESPLAIWNDSLLLLQDKRGIVISYNLNSDKVEEYKLHGYPGSLRIIVYKESLMSIPKGSTQVENY